From a region of the Odontesthes bonariensis isolate fOdoBon6 chromosome 2, fOdoBon6.hap1, whole genome shotgun sequence genome:
- the rtn4a gene encoding reticulon-4a isoform X6, protein MDTDCVEKKEPVAQPWKEQVVDLLYWRDVKTTGVVFGAALLLLLSLTMCSIVSVCSYIGLALLSVTICFRIYKGILQAIQKSDEGHPFKQYLDQEVALSEDMVHKYSDLILAKLNKIIGELRRLFLVEDLVDSIKFAVLMWILTYVGALFNGLTLIILGLVAVFLCPIVYEKHQAQIDHYLALVNNQVKDVVGKIQAKVPGMKRKAE, encoded by the exons TGGTGGATCTCCTCTACTGGCGCGATGTGAAGACCACGGGCGTGGTGTTCGGCGccgccctgctgctgctgctctccctGACGATGTGCAGCATCGTGAGCGTGTGCTCCTACATCGGCCTGGCGCTGCTCTCAGTCACCATCTGCTTCAGGATATACAAAGGCATCCTGCAGGCCATCCAGAAGTCCGACGAGGGGCACCCGTTCAA GCAGTACCTGGACCAGGAGGTGGCGCTGTCTGAGGACATGGTCCACAAGTACAGCGACTTGATTCTGGCCAAACTGAACAAGATCATCGGGGAACTGAGGCGCCTGTTCCTGGTGGAGGACCTGGTGGACTCCATCAAG TTTGCTGTCCTGATGTGGATTCTGACCTACGTCGGTGCCTTGTTCAACGGGCTGACTCTCATTATTCTGG gTCTGGTTGCAGTGTTCTTGTGCCCGATCGTCTACGAGAAACATCAG GCTCAGATCGACCACTACCTGGCTCTGGTCAACAACCAGGTCAAAGATGTCGTCGGAAA GATCCAGGCGAAGGTTCCTGGGATGAAGCGCAAAGCGGAGTGA
- the rtn4a gene encoding reticulon-4a isoform X5 gives MDAKRVVDLLYWRDVKTTGVVFGAALLLLLSLTMCSIVSVCSYIGLALLSVTICFRIYKGILQAIQKSDEGHPFKQYLDQEVALSEDMVHKYSDLILAKLNKIIGELRRLFLVEDLVDSIKFAVLMWILTYVGALFNGLTLIILGLVAVFLCPIVYEKHQAQIDHYLALVNNQVKDVVGKIQAKVPGMKRKAE, from the exons ATGGACGCCAAACGGG TGGTGGATCTCCTCTACTGGCGCGATGTGAAGACCACGGGCGTGGTGTTCGGCGccgccctgctgctgctgctctccctGACGATGTGCAGCATCGTGAGCGTGTGCTCCTACATCGGCCTGGCGCTGCTCTCAGTCACCATCTGCTTCAGGATATACAAAGGCATCCTGCAGGCCATCCAGAAGTCCGACGAGGGGCACCCGTTCAA GCAGTACCTGGACCAGGAGGTGGCGCTGTCTGAGGACATGGTCCACAAGTACAGCGACTTGATTCTGGCCAAACTGAACAAGATCATCGGGGAACTGAGGCGCCTGTTCCTGGTGGAGGACCTGGTGGACTCCATCAAG TTTGCTGTCCTGATGTGGATTCTGACCTACGTCGGTGCCTTGTTCAACGGGCTGACTCTCATTATTCTGG gTCTGGTTGCAGTGTTCTTGTGCCCGATCGTCTACGAGAAACATCAG GCTCAGATCGACCACTACCTGGCTCTGGTCAACAACCAGGTCAAAGATGTCGTCGGAAA GATCCAGGCGAAGGTTCCTGGGATGAAGCGCAAAGCGGAGTGA